A genome region from Phycisphaerae bacterium includes the following:
- a CDS encoding DUF5060 domain-containing protein, with the protein MWRIALNKPSFDSARRGCLAARGRAPTRICAVVGSGRRLVLTLAMLLPGQLACAEQVGQYGLFEATVTNSRSYANPFTDTVMTIMLTSPSGRQVTIEGFHDGGQTWRLRFMPDEIGSWSYVASFSDGAPGASGTFDCVAGNIHGPIRVNPSNPLWFQHADATPFYIRAFHLWFVCRLDSRGVLHSTLDYLRSQGFNTIVGPHVASGETLLPWVVGSTVDFSRFNLTEWQRLDKVLREMATRGMVLIPFNIMGGTNGVPKIDTPANRDLFLRYWVARWGGFWNATFQPVSEWEEGYSESEVLQILNRIRQLDGGRHLVSLHSLQAGTSTLQQADAYAYHTVQDKLSEYNPSKYTWFANLFNGVHKPILAHECLWEGNLYQTEAGLDMNNMRRGAWFIALSGGQINYADEVIPPRSYQTREVHSPQFSEMGMAMSPHGWLYPYLRILGSLMRSLPFSQMTLHPELAGNGVCLAQVPHRYVCYAPNGGTITLNLSASSGTLQARWLNPRAGGFGSPVPVQGGQNRTFAAPDANDWVLYVEDSAVADTIAPGAPAAFTAAAGRLQNTLTWTNPHDGDVTGVLIRFSTSGYPAGPTDGQLLADEPGEPQWPYTVLHVGLTRGITYYYSAFAHDWMMNHGPAAHAQAIPVGPADFDWDGDVDQTDFGHFQACISGSGVALSPGCEDADLAPDGAVDQNDLSVFRTCMGGSDQPPGC; encoded by the coding sequence ATGTGGAGAATAGCCCTGAACAAGCCCTCGTTTGACTCAGCGCGGAGAGGTTGCCTGGCAGCACGCGGCCGGGCTCCAACCCGGATCTGCGCCGTTGTTGGCAGCGGCAGGCGGCTGGTCCTGACGCTGGCAATGTTGCTGCCCGGGCAATTAGCCTGCGCCGAGCAGGTCGGCCAATACGGTCTGTTCGAGGCGACGGTAACCAACAGCCGCAGCTACGCCAATCCCTTCACCGACACGGTGATGACCATCATGTTGACCTCGCCCTCCGGACGGCAGGTGACCATCGAAGGCTTCCATGACGGCGGACAGACCTGGCGGCTCCGATTCATGCCCGATGAAATCGGCTCGTGGAGCTATGTGGCGTCCTTCTCGGACGGTGCACCCGGCGCCAGCGGGACATTCGACTGCGTGGCCGGCAATATCCACGGGCCGATCCGGGTCAATCCGTCCAATCCGTTATGGTTTCAGCATGCCGACGCAACGCCGTTCTACATCCGGGCTTTCCACCTGTGGTTCGTGTGCCGCCTCGATTCCCGCGGAGTGTTGCACAGCACGCTGGACTACCTGAGAAGCCAGGGCTTCAACACGATTGTCGGCCCCCATGTCGCCTCCGGCGAGACCCTGCTCCCCTGGGTCGTTGGCAGCACCGTCGATTTCTCCCGATTCAACCTCACTGAATGGCAGCGACTTGATAAGGTGCTCCGCGAAATGGCGACACGGGGCATGGTCCTCATCCCTTTCAACATCATGGGAGGAACCAACGGCGTACCCAAGATTGACACCCCCGCCAACCGCGACTTGTTCCTTCGCTACTGGGTCGCCCGCTGGGGCGGGTTCTGGAATGCCACCTTCCAGCCCGTCAGCGAATGGGAGGAAGGGTATTCGGAATCCGAGGTCCTCCAGATCCTCAACCGTATCCGCCAGTTGGATGGCGGCCGACACCTCGTCAGCCTCCACTCCTTGCAGGCCGGCACGTCCACGCTTCAGCAGGCCGACGCGTACGCCTATCACACCGTCCAGGACAAGCTGTCCGAATACAATCCCAGCAAGTACACGTGGTTCGCTAATCTCTTCAACGGCGTACACAAACCCATCCTGGCCCATGAGTGCCTCTGGGAAGGTAATCTCTACCAGACCGAGGCCGGTCTCGACATGAATAACATGCGCCGCGGTGCCTGGTTCATCGCCCTGTCCGGCGGGCAGATCAACTATGCCGATGAGGTGATCCCCCCTCGCTCTTACCAGACCCGGGAGGTCCATAGCCCCCAGTTCAGCGAAATGGGTATGGCCATGTCCCCCCACGGCTGGCTCTACCCGTATCTCCGCATCCTCGGAAGCCTCATGCGCTCGCTTCCTTTCTCGCAGATGACTCTTCACCCGGAATTGGCCGGCAACGGCGTTTGCCTGGCTCAGGTTCCCCACCGGTACGTGTGCTACGCTCCCAACGGCGGCACGATCACGCTTAACCTGAGCGCCTCGTCCGGCACGCTTCAAGCCCGTTGGCTGAATCCCCGCGCAGGCGGCTTCGGGTCGCCCGTTCCCGTCCAAGGGGGACAAAACCGGACGTTTGCCGCTCCAGATGCTAATGATTGGGTGCTGTATGTCGAAGACTCCGCAGTCGCGGATACGATCGCGCCGGGAGCGCCGGCCGCTTTCACCGCAGCCGCAGGAAGGCTTCAGAACACGTTGACTTGGACCAACCCGCACGATGGCGATGTCACCGGTGTCCTCATACGATTCAGCACATCCGGTTATCCGGCCGGCCCGACCGACGGCCAGTTGCTCGCCGATGAACCCGGCGAACCCCAATGGCCCTACACAGTGCTCCATGTAGGTCTGACGCGCGGCATTACGTACTACTACTCCGCCTTCGCCCACGACTGGATGATGAACCATGGGCCGGCCGCACACGCACAGGCCATACCCGTGGGCCCCGCGGACTTTGACTGGGACGGAGACGTCGATCAGACAGACTTCGGTCACTTCCAGGCCTGTATTTCCGGATCGGGAGTCGCTCTGAGTCCCGGCTGCGAAGACGCTGATCTAGCACCCGACGGCGCCGTGGATCAGAACGATCTAAGCGTTTTCAGAACCTGCATGGGCGGATCGGACCAACCCCCGGGGTGTTGA
- a CDS encoding IS701 family transposase, whose translation MPAIVDFPTIVKEALNEFGHLFANEPERIHFAEYLTGLLVADRKNVSAINRQFVVTTDQSCLNRWLTEVDWDVHRLNQQRLKWLQKDPSTRYSPQGVIALDNVLVDHDGKLIEDVGYFWDHAEDRYKIAHDYLIANYVCTSGKHYPLEFRRFVKREQCEKQGLPFRDHNVFFRELVDEVIRHGIPGDFTFDNWFTHAANLNHIHRRRRGYVGDLKFNRKVVFRGQTIKAEAVAALIGPEDRKPVDIGDHRQWYFTKSIRIPQVDHPVRIVILWERRNGAHPRKILVSNRTYWEVSRILRVYRCRWRGTECFHRDGKQHLGMGDCQLRKGQGQTRHWYMVFLAHSVLMRQLRQGRARDWALERLTTIGQACTAVLRQTLSQTISWVIERVEEGWECNRIKAHLALA comes from the coding sequence ATGCCGGCCATCGTCGACTTCCCTACGATCGTCAAGGAGGCTCTGAACGAGTTCGGTCATCTGTTCGCCAACGAGCCTGAACGGATTCATTTCGCCGAGTACCTGACCGGCCTGCTGGTGGCCGACCGCAAGAACGTTTCGGCCATCAACCGCCAGTTCGTGGTCACCACCGATCAGTCCTGTCTGAACCGGTGGCTGACCGAGGTGGACTGGGACGTCCACCGGCTGAATCAGCAGCGGCTCAAATGGCTTCAGAAAGACCCCTCCACCCGTTACAGCCCGCAAGGGGTCATTGCCCTGGATAACGTTCTGGTCGACCATGACGGCAAACTGATCGAGGACGTCGGGTACTTCTGGGACCACGCGGAGGACCGGTACAAGATCGCCCACGATTACCTCATCGCCAATTATGTGTGCACCAGCGGCAAGCATTACCCCCTCGAGTTCCGTCGCTTCGTCAAGCGGGAACAGTGTGAGAAGCAGGGCCTCCCGTTCCGCGACCACAACGTGTTCTTCCGGGAACTGGTGGACGAGGTCATCCGGCACGGTATTCCGGGCGATTTCACGTTCGACAACTGGTTCACGCATGCCGCCAACCTGAACCATATTCACCGCCGACGCCGGGGCTACGTGGGCGACCTCAAGTTCAACCGCAAGGTCGTTTTCCGAGGACAAACGATCAAGGCCGAAGCGGTGGCGGCCCTCATCGGTCCGGAGGATCGCAAGCCGGTGGATATCGGTGACCACCGGCAGTGGTATTTCACCAAGAGCATCCGTATCCCCCAGGTCGATCATCCGGTTCGGATCGTGATCTTGTGGGAAAGGCGGAACGGCGCCCACCCCCGCAAAATCCTGGTCAGCAACCGAACCTATTGGGAGGTCAGCCGTATTCTCCGCGTTTACCGGTGCCGCTGGCGAGGCACCGAGTGCTTCCATCGGGACGGCAAGCAGCATCTGGGCATGGGCGACTGTCAGCTCAGGAAGGGCCAGGGGCAGACCCGCCATTGGTACATGGTCTTCCTGGCGCACAGCGTTCTGATGCGTCAGCTGCGGCAGGGCCGTGCGCGGGACTGGGCACTCGAACGCCTGACGACCATCGGGCAAGCCTGCACCGCGGTGCTGCGACAAACGCTGAGCCAGACGATTTCCTGGGTCATCGAACGCGTGGAGGAGGGCTGGGAATGTAATAGAATCAAGGCTCATTTGGCGTTAGCCTGA
- a CDS encoding Flp family type IVb pilin, translated as MRLGGARQYAAGCRRFFAESEAATVTEYAVMLAFLISVMVGGITLLGAQVNNLFTSAVNAGW; from the coding sequence ATGAGGCTCGGTGGAGCAAGACAATATGCGGCAGGCTGCCGCCGATTCTTCGCGGAATCGGAGGCCGCGACTGTGACCGAGTACGCTGTGATGCTGGCGTTCCTTATTTCGGTGATGGTCGGAGGAATCACGCTGCTCGGGGCACAAGTCAACAACCTGTTCACGTCGGCCGTGAACGCTGGCTGGTAG
- a CDS encoding class I SAM-dependent methyltransferase → MSKAETMRSQARREFDTWAGSYDRSLLNRFMFRPSYLAFLEELYLWRKDTPEPFHLLDVGCGTGTFAGMLAATALPARIVGLDYSAAMCQVAADKARPTGLQDRIRFVTADSEHLPFADGSFDVVTCGNSFHHYPHQQNVVTEVRRILRPGGRFMLIDGFRDNIVGWVTYDVIIAAVEKHVHHAPWSVIDAYFKTAGFREIRRRKLNYWFPLLLTVGMA, encoded by the coding sequence ATGAGCAAAGCCGAGACCATGCGGTCGCAAGCCAGACGCGAGTTTGACACCTGGGCCGGCAGCTACGATCGTTCGCTGCTGAACCGGTTCATGTTCAGGCCGTCCTATCTGGCTTTTCTCGAAGAACTCTACCTCTGGCGAAAAGACACCCCCGAGCCGTTCCATCTGCTGGACGTCGGCTGCGGGACGGGAACCTTTGCCGGAATGCTGGCCGCAACCGCACTGCCGGCCCGGATCGTGGGACTGGACTACTCTGCGGCCATGTGCCAGGTGGCCGCCGACAAGGCCCGACCAACCGGCCTGCAGGATCGGATCCGGTTCGTCACCGCTGACAGCGAGCATCTGCCTTTCGCGGACGGTTCCTTCGACGTCGTCACCTGCGGCAACTCCTTTCACCACTATCCGCACCAGCAGAATGTCGTCACCGAAGTCCGACGCATCCTGCGACCGGGCGGCAGGTTCATGCTTATCGACGGATTCCGCGACAACATCGTCGGCTGGGTCACCTACGACGTGATCATCGCCGCGGTCGAAAAACACGTCCACCACGCGCCCTGGTCGGTGATCGACGCCTACTTCAAAACCGCAGGCTTCCGCGAAATCCGCCGCCGCAAACTCAACTACTGGTTCCCACTGCTGCTGACCGTGGGCATGGCGTAG
- the mutM gene encoding bifunctional DNA-formamidopyrimidine glycosylase/DNA-(apurinic or apyrimidinic site) lyase has translation MPELPEVETVCRGVGQRITGYTIEQVHLNRADVVHGAAIPLCAALHGRRIKSIERVGKQIIIVTDGAVALMVHLGMTGKLIAVHPEMPIEPHTHLRIGFRGRKVELRFVDPRRFGGIWLLGADSSRVGWIGRQRPSVGPDALTVSCEEFARRLARRRQIKALLLDQQVLGGVGNIYCDESLHRAGLHPAVRADRLSIEQIRRLYRTIRSVLAQAIKAGGSSISDYRNADNAPGRFQVRHRVYDREGQPCRRCKTAIRRLVVAGRGTFICPKCQPGPRVGSPRPLRRQT, from the coding sequence ATGCCTGAACTACCCGAGGTCGAAACCGTTTGTCGAGGCGTTGGCCAGCGGATCACAGGCTACACGATCGAGCAGGTCCACCTGAATCGTGCCGACGTAGTGCACGGGGCGGCGATCCCGCTGTGTGCGGCACTACATGGCCGGCGGATCAAAAGCATCGAGCGGGTCGGCAAGCAGATCATCATCGTAACCGACGGAGCGGTCGCCTTGATGGTTCACCTGGGGATGACCGGGAAGCTCATAGCGGTTCATCCGGAAATGCCGATCGAACCACACACGCATCTGCGAATCGGCTTTCGCGGCCGTAAGGTCGAACTCCGTTTCGTCGACCCCCGCCGATTCGGAGGAATCTGGTTGCTGGGGGCGGATTCAAGCCGAGTTGGATGGATCGGGCGGCAACGGCCATCGGTCGGCCCGGACGCTCTCACAGTGTCTTGCGAGGAATTTGCCCGTCGATTGGCCCGCCGCCGACAGATCAAAGCCCTGCTGCTTGATCAGCAGGTCCTCGGGGGCGTGGGCAACATCTATTGCGACGAGTCGCTGCATCGGGCCGGACTTCACCCAGCCGTGCGAGCAGATCGTTTGAGTATCGAACAAATCCGACGTCTATACCGAACGATACGGAGCGTTCTGGCACAAGCGATCAAGGCAGGCGGGTCGAGCATCAGCGATTATCGCAATGCCGACAATGCTCCGGGTCGGTTTCAAGTGCGTCACCGGGTGTACGACCGCGAGGGCCAGCCTTGCCGGCGCTGCAAGACGGCGATCAGGCGTCTGGTTGTCGCCGGTCGTGGGACGTTCATCTGTCCAAAGTGCCAACCGGGGCCACGGGTTGGATCTCCGAGGCCCTTAAGAAGGCAGACCTGA
- a CDS encoding ATP-binding protein, with protein MALQPQKIPVRTPPAREGVKPPPRPATPAAAPRPASEVSTLAKDAYALQAQVDELARQFEVMQAQLRQTQKLASLGTTAAMIAHEFNNLFTPVVAYAQQALDTGDVELMKTALAKTLDRTNAMRQMADRVIGLARQPSGSIRSVNVRQLADNAVGCLCRDLGKDNISLNIQIDSGLCVRADENQLLQVMFNLVVNARQAMLGRRGRLTIDAVPIDENRVEINVRDTGCGISPENLGRVFEPFFSTKQEADKPDRRGLGLGLAISRNIIEDLGGTISVTSEVNVGTTFTVTLPRAE; from the coding sequence ATGGCTTTACAGCCTCAGAAAATCCCTGTTCGTACTCCGCCGGCCAGGGAGGGGGTGAAACCGCCTCCACGGCCCGCAACACCGGCCGCGGCTCCGCGTCCTGCGTCCGAAGTCAGCACTTTAGCCAAGGATGCCTATGCGTTACAAGCCCAGGTCGACGAGTTGGCCCGGCAATTCGAGGTCATGCAGGCCCAACTCCGCCAGACCCAGAAGCTGGCCAGCCTGGGCACCACGGCGGCGATGATCGCCCACGAGTTCAACAATCTGTTCACGCCGGTGGTAGCCTACGCCCAGCAGGCTCTGGACACGGGTGACGTGGAACTGATGAAAACGGCCTTGGCCAAGACCCTTGATCGGACCAATGCCATGCGGCAGATGGCCGACCGGGTGATCGGCCTGGCCCGCCAGCCGTCGGGGAGTATCCGGTCGGTCAATGTCCGGCAGTTGGCCGATAACGCCGTGGGCTGCCTGTGCCGCGACCTTGGCAAGGACAACATCAGCCTGAACATCCAGATCGATTCCGGCTTGTGCGTGCGGGCAGATGAAAACCAGTTGCTGCAGGTGATGTTCAACCTCGTGGTCAATGCTCGGCAAGCGATGCTTGGGCGGCGGGGGCGATTGACTATCGACGCCGTGCCGATCGACGAAAACCGTGTGGAGATCAACGTCCGGGACACCGGCTGCGGCATCTCTCCGGAGAATCTTGGTCGCGTTTTTGAGCCTTTCTTCTCGACCAAGCAGGAAGCCGACAAACCGGACCGCCGCGGGCTGGGCCTGGGCCTGGCCATCTCCCGCAACATCATTGAAGACCTGGGCGGCACCATCTCGGTGACCAGCGAAGTCAACGTCGGAACGACGTTCACCGTCACCTTGCCACGGGCAGAATGA
- a CDS encoding PTS sugar transporter subunit IIA yields MLIAESLSPESVVLCETAGSTIEVVKKLAAKLAGQLGQDRQTIEEAVIARERARTTAFTNGAAIPHCRLAELHRFGIAMMILKKPVRWDNQGHAVDIVMMIAGPSQHIPEQLRILANSGQVLDSPAVRTKLKRAPDAKAVCELMAAAEKAVEARRARDGVLRELRRDQADSADYLAEVADTFQW; encoded by the coding sequence GTGTTGATTGCAGAAAGTCTGTCACCCGAAAGCGTAGTCCTCTGCGAGACTGCCGGCAGCACCATCGAGGTGGTCAAGAAACTGGCGGCCAAGCTGGCCGGACAGCTTGGCCAGGATCGCCAGACAATTGAGGAGGCGGTGATCGCACGCGAACGGGCCCGAACCACCGCGTTCACCAACGGCGCCGCCATCCCTCACTGCCGCTTGGCCGAGCTTCACCGATTCGGCATCGCCATGATGATTCTCAAAAAACCCGTCCGCTGGGATAACCAGGGGCACGCGGTCGATATCGTTATGATGATTGCCGGTCCGTCGCAACACATCCCGGAGCAACTCCGCATCCTGGCCAACAGCGGGCAGGTGCTGGACAGCCCGGCCGTTCGAACAAAGCTCAAGCGGGCCCCTGATGCCAAGGCCGTCTGCGAGTTGATGGCCGCAGCCGAAAAGGCCGTCGAAGCTCGCCGCGCCAGAGACGGCGTGCTCCGCGAACTCCGCCGCGATCAGGCCGATAGCGCCGACTACCTCGCCGAAGTGGCCGATACATTCCAGTGGTAA
- a CDS encoding PEP-CTERM sorting domain-containing protein, which translates to MKIRELATVVVALGVITSLAPNVWGYLNNGFETDYVYVLRDTGQGGQTRMYRESDGANMGNLLPDGSNWTTLTFAGSGTNDARLFVAKMTGGDPGTDIQIAEVNALGQTVKSVSLSSIPGVTLGSGLRLGNIRYNRMHNSLIVGANPDTTVIGVNAKAWEIDLGLSQLQHTYVGATLPNSAGEERPVNVDFNERDGSLYMISRHLGRPTADGLGNLISFNTIGRVLGGTTNVYSTLIDGAEYAVGDAEYSQPNNVMFRGTNNPSGRPTILIPSNQTSGWEPTLEFYLDEIDSNGNLVNRGQPIWAKRGWNGQLDEVSGTVWFGAFRGGIMGLNPDDTTSYWEGSRYWLDADSPAPEPASLILLGLGLLGLRRRR; encoded by the coding sequence ATGAAAATACGAGAACTGGCCACAGTTGTGGTCGCACTCGGCGTAATCACGTCCTTGGCCCCGAACGTCTGGGGGTACCTCAACAACGGCTTCGAAACCGACTACGTGTATGTCCTGCGGGATACCGGACAGGGCGGTCAGACGCGGATGTACAGAGAAAGCGACGGGGCCAATATGGGCAATCTGCTGCCGGACGGCTCCAATTGGACCACGCTGACGTTTGCTGGTTCAGGAACCAACGATGCCCGGCTGTTCGTGGCCAAGATGACCGGCGGCGACCCTGGAACGGACATCCAGATCGCAGAGGTCAACGCGCTCGGCCAGACGGTCAAATCGGTCAGTCTGAGCAGTATTCCGGGCGTGACGCTGGGGTCAGGCCTGCGGCTGGGCAACATCCGCTATAACCGCATGCACAACTCGCTGATTGTGGGCGCCAACCCGGATACCACTGTGATCGGCGTTAATGCCAAGGCCTGGGAGATTGACCTTGGGCTGAGCCAACTCCAGCACACGTATGTGGGCGCCACACTGCCAAACTCCGCAGGTGAGGAGCGCCCGGTCAACGTTGACTTCAACGAGAGGGACGGCTCGCTATACATGATCAGTCGGCATTTGGGACGCCCAACGGCCGACGGCTTGGGCAACCTGATCTCATTTAACACCATCGGGCGAGTGCTCGGCGGCACGACCAACGTTTACTCGACGCTGATCGATGGGGCCGAGTACGCCGTCGGAGATGCCGAGTACAGCCAGCCCAACAACGTAATGTTCCGGGGCACGAACAATCCCAGCGGCCGGCCAACCATTCTTATCCCTTCAAACCAGACCTCTGGCTGGGAACCTACCCTGGAGTTCTATCTCGACGAGATCGACAGCAACGGCAACTTGGTCAATCGCGGGCAACCTATCTGGGCGAAGCGCGGTTGGAACGGGCAGTTGGACGAGGTGAGCGGGACGGTCTGGTTCGGCGCTTTTCGCGGCGGCATCATGGGGCTCAATCCCGATGATACGACCTCCTACTGGGAGGGCAGTCGCTATTGGCTGGACGCGGATAGCCCCGCGCCCGAGCCGGCATCGTTGATCCTGTTGGGGCTGGGCCTGCTCGGTTTGCGGCGCAGGCGGTGA
- the nth gene encoding endonuclease III, translating into MMRILAGLKAAYPDADCALKHGSALELLVATILSAQSTDEMVNKVTPVLFAAYPNAAALASADPADVERIVHRTGFFRQKTKSIINACRMIVERFGGEVPQTMDELTQLPGVARKTANVLLGTWFHKNEGVVVDTHVGRLAHRLGLTWTSKDEKDAVKIEQDLMQIIPREEWTYVGHALIQHGRRVCSARKPNCVGCNLNKHCPSAFAFGEE; encoded by the coding sequence ATGATGAGGATTCTGGCGGGGTTGAAGGCGGCCTATCCGGATGCCGACTGCGCGCTCAAGCACGGCAGCGCCTTGGAGCTGCTGGTGGCAACGATTCTGTCGGCTCAATCAACCGATGAGATGGTCAACAAGGTGACGCCGGTGCTGTTCGCCGCGTATCCCAACGCGGCAGCCCTGGCATCGGCGGACCCGGCGGACGTCGAGCGGATCGTTCATCGCACAGGATTTTTTCGCCAGAAGACCAAGAGCATCATCAACGCCTGCAGGATGATCGTGGAGCGTTTCGGGGGTGAGGTGCCGCAGACGATGGACGAATTGACGCAGCTTCCCGGGGTAGCCCGCAAGACAGCCAACGTGCTTCTGGGCACGTGGTTTCACAAGAACGAAGGGGTGGTGGTGGACACCCATGTGGGGCGGCTGGCTCACCGGCTTGGCCTGACCTGGACCAGCAAGGACGAGAAGGATGCGGTCAAGATCGAGCAGGACCTCATGCAGATCATTCCCCGCGAGGAGTGGACCTACGTCGGCCACGCCCTGATCCAACACGGTCGCCGTGTCTGTTCAGCGAGAAAGCCCAACTGCGTCGGCTGCAATCTCAACAAACACTGTCCCTCGGCGTTCGCGTTTGGCGAGGAGTAG
- a CDS encoding S41 family peptidase has protein sequence MPKRNLVWIAVGAVLAVLLWKVPEALIRRDALYDQFGPLTDVSLQIHRNYVEEVDKKTLLRGAIDGMMQRLDPYSRYFDSAEYEQFSKRIEGQFYGIGVEIDQLHTGELVIVSPIEGSPAFLADLRADDRIIMIDDTRTVDISAEKAVELIKGEPNTSVRLTLFRPSTGQQFEKTIERKLITVPTVRGWAHTEDWEWDYLIDPEYRIGYVRILNFELNTAKQLDVVVRKLLVYDEIQGLVIDVRDNPGGLLDVVVPVADRFLDEGIIVSTRGRNTPEQRREASRQDTYPSYLKVALLVNGGSASASEILAGALKDHKRAVVVGEKTFGKGSVQTLFEVENGHGIVKLTTGYWYLPSGERIHDKGIMPDKVVELTPGERAAMIESRVRVYSTRRPSLPATATAPATASAPASRPSATSTATAPAKITVMIDRQLQTALDILREQIGPAATAPAR, from the coding sequence ATGCCCAAACGCAACCTCGTCTGGATCGCGGTCGGTGCTGTTCTCGCCGTTCTGCTGTGGAAAGTGCCCGAGGCCCTGATCCGCCGGGACGCACTCTACGACCAGTTCGGCCCGCTGACCGACGTCAGCCTTCAGATCCACAGGAATTACGTTGAGGAAGTGGACAAGAAGACCCTGCTGAGGGGGGCGATCGACGGGATGATGCAGCGGCTCGATCCCTACAGCCGCTATTTTGACTCCGCCGAGTACGAGCAGTTCAGCAAGCGGATTGAAGGGCAGTTTTACGGGATCGGCGTGGAGATCGATCAGCTTCACACCGGCGAGCTGGTGATTGTCAGTCCGATCGAGGGCAGCCCCGCGTTTCTGGCGGACCTGCGAGCCGACGACCGGATCATCATGATCGACGACACGAGAACGGTGGACATTTCGGCCGAGAAGGCGGTCGAACTGATCAAGGGGGAGCCCAACACGTCGGTTCGGCTTACGCTGTTCCGGCCGTCGACGGGGCAGCAGTTCGAGAAGACGATCGAGCGAAAGCTGATCACCGTGCCGACGGTCCGCGGTTGGGCCCACACCGAGGACTGGGAATGGGATTACCTGATCGATCCCGAGTACCGTATCGGCTATGTCCGCATTCTCAACTTCGAGTTGAACACGGCCAAGCAGCTTGACGTCGTCGTCCGGAAGCTGCTGGTCTACGATGAGATACAGGGTCTGGTGATCGACGTCCGGGACAACCCCGGCGGGCTGCTGGACGTCGTGGTGCCGGTCGCCGACCGGTTTCTCGACGAAGGAATCATCGTCAGCACCCGCGGCCGCAACACGCCAGAGCAGCGACGGGAGGCCTCTCGCCAGGACACTTATCCGTCGTATTTGAAAGTGGCCCTGCTGGTCAACGGGGGGTCGGCCAGCGCTTCGGAGATACTCGCCGGTGCTCTCAAGGACCACAAGCGGGCGGTTGTCGTGGGCGAGAAGACCTTCGGCAAGGGGAGCGTTCAGACCCTGTTCGAGGTCGAGAACGGCCACGGTATCGTGAAGCTGACCACTGGCTACTGGTATTTGCCAAGCGGCGAGCGGATTCATGACAAGGGGATCATGCCGGACAAGGTCGTCGAGCTGACGCCGGGCGAGAGAGCAGCGATGATCGAGTCTCGCGTGCGGGTCTATTCGACGAGGCGTCCGAGTCTTCCGGCGACGGCGACGGCACCGGCCACCGCTTCGGCCCCGGCATCAAGGCCCTCTGCAACGTCGACCGCCACGGCACCGGCGAAGATCACCGTGATGATCGATCGTCAGCTTCAGACGGCGCTGGACATTCTTCGCGAGCAAATCGGTCCGGCAGCGACTGCCCCGGCAAGATGA
- a CDS encoding YkgJ family cysteine cluster protein — protein sequence MEKDPQQVARLAEKRRDENWRFRSFLKMLSRRRQREVNRIAEQYGLEAESRIDCRECGACCRDNAIPVSEEEIERLAGRLGLSPDEVRAKYISHDEAEGDHIDARPCPFLNGNLCSVYDSRPEGCRGYPYIGGDIATRTIGIIERAGTCPIIFDMLERLKDAVGFRRYR from the coding sequence ATGGAAAAAGACCCGCAACAAGTTGCACGGCTTGCCGAAAAACGGCGGGATGAGAACTGGCGGTTCCGCAGTTTCCTGAAGATGCTCAGCCGGCGTCGCCAGCGGGAGGTCAACCGCATCGCCGAGCAGTATGGACTTGAGGCCGAATCGCGGATCGACTGCCGAGAATGCGGAGCCTGCTGCCGCGACAATGCGATACCGGTCAGCGAAGAGGAGATTGAGAGGCTGGCCGGGCGACTGGGTCTCTCGCCCGACGAGGTACGGGCGAAATACATCTCTCATGACGAGGCCGAAGGCGACCACATCGACGCCCGGCCGTGCCCTTTTCTGAACGGCAACCTTTGTTCGGTGTACGACAGCCGGCCGGAGGGCTGCCGCGGCTACCCCTATATCGGCGGCGACATCGCCACCCGCACGATCGGCATCATTGAGCGAGCCGGAACCTGTCCGATTATCTTTGACATGCTTGAGCGCCTCAAAGACGCCGTCGGATTCCGGCGTTACCGGTGA